The Nerophis ophidion isolate RoL-2023_Sa linkage group LG07, RoL_Noph_v1.0, whole genome shotgun sequence genome contains a region encoding:
- the LOC133556133 gene encoding uncharacterized protein LOC133556133 isoform X1, whose amino-acid sequence MLHIYCMCPNHSLKNKETVGPMVICLILFKSIIKRIRYVLFCLKQNSPGTSRARSKNPHQPECMLRLTRKSRVHLRSVVLATSRFLASPLTPSSLRALQSDRPARPLRPTSTGYCQLDKHHLFGSFRPQNNIRSQGSVGYLLWEFQLLLQVDPHLPVACRGQDSFVPPSCCCAFTCPDEMDEARPIRELPCPLPGLLNTLCQLSKDLVMTPPELAIC is encoded by the exons ATgttgcatatatactgtatgtgtccaAACCATTCTCTGAAGAATAAAGAGACAGTCGGGCCTATGGTCATTTGTCTGATCTTGTTCAAATCAATCATAAAGAGAATAcggtatgttttgttttgtctcaAGCAGAACTCACCTGGAACCAGTAGAGCCAGGAGCAAGAATCCACACCAGCCTGAGTGCATGTTGAGATTGACAAGGAAGTCCAGAGTGCACCTGCGCTCAG TGGTGTTGGCTACCAGCCGCTTCCTAGCCAGCCCCTTGACCCCCAGCAGTCTGAGGGCTCTCCAGAGCGACCGCCCCGCAAGGCCTCTACGGCCCACCTCCACCG GGTACTGTCAGCTCGATAAGCACCACCTGTTTGGTTCctttagaccacagaacaatatCAGGTCTCAGGGTAGTGTGGGCTATCTCCTCTGGGAATTTCAGCTGCTTCTTCAGGTCGACCCGCATCTCCCAGTCGCTTGCCGTGGCCAGGATTCCTTTGTTCCTCCCTCCTGCTGCTGCGCTTTCACCTGCCCTGATGAAATGGATGAAGCGAGGCCCATTAGAGAGCTGCCTTGTCCTCTTCCTGGCCTGCTCAACACCCTCTGCCAGCTGAGCAAGGATCTGGTCATGACGCCACCGGAACTTGCCATCTGCTAA
- the LOC133556132 gene encoding trypsin-1-like, with the protein MHSGWCGFLLLALLVPGGAGQLADCGTVIVTRIVGGRDAIPGGWPWQISLHRNGFHTCGGSLINSQYVLCAAHCFPTSVTANLEVLLGLQTQEGTNDNLVRRTVAGLMVHENYNTDTNDNDIALLRLSAPVTFNNFIRPVCLAASGSDIPAGTDFIITGWGTIGSGEPLPSPQTLQEVSVPVVSNEQCSQTYSVITTNMICAGLTEGGRDSCQGDSGGPMVSLSNFTTNVTRWVQGGVVSFGIGCALPGIPGVYARVSEYQDWITDRVGSDVPGFVDFRASTTPTIPLPSTSSGFSLLAPLLLSLLPTVLSVPMLL; encoded by the exons ATGCACTCAGGCTGGTGTGGATTCTTGCTCCTGGCTCTACTGGTTCCAG GTGGCGCTGGGCAACTGGCTG ACTGCGGCACAGTGATAGTCACCCGCATCGTGGGAGGTAGAGATGCCATTCCGGGAGGTTGGCCCTGGCAGATAAGCCTGCACAGAAACGGGTTCCACACCTGCGGCGGGTCTCTAATCAACAGCCAGTATGTGCTGTGTGCCGCCCACTGCTTTCCAAC CTCTGTGACAGCCAACCTTGAGGTCTTATTGGGCCTTCAAACCCAGGAAGGGACCAACGATAACTTGGTGCGGCGTACGGTGGCCGGACTCATGGTCCACGAGAACTACAACACCGATACCAACGACAACGACATAGCCTTGCTGCGGCTTTCCGCACCCGTCACCTTCAACAACTTCATCAGGCCTGTGTGCCTCGCCGCTAGTGGCAGTGACATCCCAGCTGGAACCGACTTTATCATCACGGGATGGGGCACCATTGGCAGTGGGG AGCCGCTTCCGTCCCCACAGACACTGCAGGAAGTGTCCGTTCCCGTGGTGTCCAATGAACAGTGCAGCCAGACGTACAGCGTCATCACCACCAACATGATCTGTGCCGGACTCACGGAGGGGGGACGAGACTCGTGCCAG GGCGACTCAGGCGGTCCCATGGTCAGCCTGAGTAACTTTACAACTAACGTAACTCGGTGGGTCCAAGGCGGCGTGGTGAGTTTCGGTATAGGATGCGCTCTGCCTGGCATACCGGGAGTCTACGCTCGAGTGTCTGAGTACCAGGATTGGATCACAGATCGCGTAGGCAGCGACGTGCCGGGCTTCGTTGACTTCAGAGCCAGCACAACCCCGACCATACCCCTGCCTtcaacctcatctggcttctcccTATTGGCTCCTCTGCTGCTCTCCCTTCTGCCAACCGTCCTCAGCGTCCCCATGCTGCTGTGA
- the LOC133556133 gene encoding uncharacterized protein LOC133556133 isoform X2, with translation MVLATSRFLASPLTPSSLRALQSDRPARPLRPTSTGYCQLDKHHLFGSFRPQNNIRSQGSVGYLLWEFQLLLQVDPHLPVACRGQDSFVPPSCCCAFTCPDEMDEARPIRELPCPLPGLLNTLCQLSKDLVMTPPELAIC, from the exons A TGGTGTTGGCTACCAGCCGCTTCCTAGCCAGCCCCTTGACCCCCAGCAGTCTGAGGGCTCTCCAGAGCGACCGCCCCGCAAGGCCTCTACGGCCCACCTCCACCG GGTACTGTCAGCTCGATAAGCACCACCTGTTTGGTTCctttagaccacagaacaatatCAGGTCTCAGGGTAGTGTGGGCTATCTCCTCTGGGAATTTCAGCTGCTTCTTCAGGTCGACCCGCATCTCCCAGTCGCTTGCCGTGGCCAGGATTCCTTTGTTCCTCCCTCCTGCTGCTGCGCTTTCACCTGCCCTGATGAAATGGATGAAGCGAGGCCCATTAGAGAGCTGCCTTGTCCTCTTCCTGGCCTGCTCAACACCCTCTGCCAGCTGAGCAAGGATCTGGTCATGACGCCACCGGAACTTGCCATCTGCTAA